The sequence below is a genomic window from Uranotaenia lowii strain MFRU-FL chromosome 2, ASM2978415v1, whole genome shotgun sequence.
aattttgtagcaaACGACAGAAAAGGTGATCGTACATATAACGTGtttaacatttttgcaattactGCTTAACAATCCATTCggaaatgcatctggaaaattccTGGAAACTGACAATCATTCAAACTGTtatgacatattctaaattgaaagcgaaacggaattcgtatgggatcagctagtgcacaataaataaggaaattgaccTTCACACAAATTCGAGAAAATAATAAGTTAAACTAATACGattataaaaataagtaaaagtTCCAAATCAATGTTAGTTTTGGTAAgtagaagtattttttttttaaaagatgatCCTTATTCTTAACTAGAAATTTTAAGTCTATATTTCCGAAACATCAGAAAACGAATGGAATAAATATTTCGAACAAAACCAGAATAAGTGAACAGaaatagaaaacataaaatataacatcagataaaaaaaattaaattcaaatcctaaaataaatttcaaatcaggtCAGAAATTAAccatgaatattttatttagaaaaatgataataattgtttataAATACTCATTATAAATTGCTTTTCGTTCCTATATTTTTACTTGAAgagatgattaaaaaaatctctgtatcattttgaatttgaaatattatttgatcatgatttgaaaagtgaattttggatatggaaaaaaatccgttatgaacttaacaaaatttattcaaaacacatacctAGATGATGCTTGAGTTTAATAttatgaaaagagaaaaaatatttcaagagtgccagttttttaaatcaaaaatactatacaaattgtccaatttatttgaaaataaatataaaatgttaatttaatttatctgCCTTATCGGTAAAACTTATGttcttttagtaagaacatttcaagaatatgGCAATGAAAATAATTTCCACGAGGAACAATTTGGTGGCatatgatgaaaatgcttctaataaaATTCTTCTCGCTCATTTTGAATTAAGATTCAATTCTTCTAAATTACTATTCCTTTTTCAATAACTTACGGTGAATAAactcttcaaaaatttaaacataacataaagatgaaaatgataagatttaatattttaaaaagagttttttgtttaaaacgtCCCacctttttaaaccttttttgtggaatttaaataataactcAAGAGACAGCATTAGATTTTGGCATCCtgaaccttttttcaaaatttttccaacGCTTCTTCTTTTGATGatgtgaaaattttgagcttaaaaatgaatcagttttgagtgaaatcaatcactGTCTATCtcacaatttatttcttttaacaaattggttgaaatctgaaaaacgAATTGagttttgcttttaaaaatatctaaaattcaattaagttaTTACTTctataaaaattcattaaaaatctattattttacagtattgggaaaagaaaacaaatataaaacttctacatatttttttcgctgaagtAAAAATTACTTGCGGTCTTGGAAAAAGTACGCAAAATCCATTATTTTGAAAGACACGAATggcacaaggatggtaaagtgtcattaataaaaccaaaaaaaaaaatttttatgtcagAAAAGCGCAGATTTATCTCAAATAATGTTGACCTTTTTCCAAAAGTTTTGGGgcaccaaaattaatcaaagtaagctttttttctcgcCTGTGaattgtggccttgtgtaattcatCAGCACGCTTTTGAATGAGGAATTGAAGATCGAGAAACACAATATAAAATTAAGGCTGAAATTGCttacttgaaaatatttcataccAGCATACAATGTTTAATaatatcactattttttttttttttttcattttcaaaatgataaatacTAAATAGAACAGATACCAAACTAGAACCGGTTTGGAACTGACAAATCTCCCAGAAGAACgacttttttagcaaaatttttacttaaagTAGATGCAATGattataaaataatcaaattcgtATTCATCCTGTGTAAAGAACTCTTTCCACTTTCAAATCGAGAcactggaaaatttgaaaagtgttgTAATGAGTTGATGTTAAGTTCCGTAATTTGTATAATCAATATTTTGTATAACATCACTAATTTAAAGTTCGTTGAaacaattattctttaaaaatcaaaagctTGTGAccgttacttttttttctgcAGTGTTTCATAATTTGtctataatatttttctaaGGAGAACGgcgaacttgaaaactttggaaaatgggcgttcattttttttatttggagacCATAAAATTGGCTAGATGTTCTTTGTAGTCACgcgatttgacatttttgggatgaataaaccgagGAGGTTTTAAATCCCTTGAAAACATACATAAGTTGGGAGGGATATTTCATTTCGTATTGCAAaatatttctacaatttttcaaatggaaCGAAGGTTGTAAAAATgtgcaagtaacaaaaatgactattaAGATGAATATATCCTCGATGTGACTTaggcaaatgtttttttccatagcgttttcaaaaatctgctgcaattttttttctaacactccagaacaatttgttgttgttgcccgccagccaatctcatttctgaaattaggcccgcctgttgaaaatgttggccacccatgatttaTAGGCTTCGtcaatttgttgtttgtttcatTCAATAGATGAAGTAGGTGAGACTCTGGTTGTTCACAggtttgttcattttttcaaGATACACAAGCTCAAAACCTTAAAACTAaacttcatgaaaaatatttaactttcaatTTCTTGAAGAACGTATCTTTTTGTCAATTCAAAAAGATTGATACTCTGGTCGAAATTTTTCTAAGGCTGTTGGTGTTTAGTATAGTTTTTTCTCCGcactaaaatgttgatttttcgttACGAAGTTTGGGTTTGAAAAGACCTGCTTTTCCTTCACTTTTCAGCATTGAATtgcataaaaattattttcagcactgcattgcataaaaaaatatacaccCTAGATTCATTCTTTCCAGCAAGATCTATTTACTTCAAATAGGTTTTAATAAATCTAacataaaatttctcaaaaaacaaaaaaaattaatatctgCCAAAAATAATGAGTTTTAGGTCGTAGTATCTTCCTCTTAATACTGTGATTTTCGAGGAGTTCgacatcatccgtgtgagtgcggccgtggccattgccgctctcttacaCGTAGTCGAAATAACTCGTAAAGCTGAGTCTGTCGTCGACCATCCTAGGTACTTAATTGTGCGTTTGGTCACGATATCACACGATCctgcaatggtacctgtttggggtgagcCCAGGTTGGTattcagcaccatctcggttttgtggtgagcaCCAGGCACACAGgcacgcaggcacttggagtggatccagctttccactgcctggatagctactgTGGCAAGTAGCTGTACCTCCGCTTCTCGTCAAGAGGACTAaatcatccgcaaatcctacgagttcagctcccgatggCAGGCTCATTCGTAGAAGCTCGTCGTACATGATGTTCAACAGGACCGGGCCAAGTATTGATCGCTGTGGCACATCCGCCGAAACCTACTGTATTCGTAAGTCCTCACCGCTCATATTCTGTATTTGGCTATTGGGGAAATAACTTTCCACAAGACTATACAGATACGCCGGAACCCTCGTTTTGGTTAGCGACAAGACGCAATCACtgtccaactgacgctgttaaaggcgttcttcacgtccagagtgaccaccgcgcaaaagcggagccctctcctctttgttAGCCTTGCTTTGTCCGCTATCTCAATGACagagcggatggcatctacggCGCTGCGTCCTCTACGGAAATCAAAATGTTTCTTcgagagtccgccctcacttTCAGTGTACCTCTGgagtcggttctgaatcaccttctccagaACCTTACCCGCTGTGTCCAATAAACAAATCGATGGTACGCCGATTGGTGTTCTGAAGGCTTTAAGTATATTTCTTTTTAATCGAAAATATCTTTCTTCTGATCATTTCGGTCATCATACCaaagagaaataaaaaccaaaaccgataaatacatttttagagaaatttatcattttgatagatttttttatttggtttttgtcgATTGATTTTAAACAGCCGTGCGCTAGATAGTAGGTAGTTGCCTAAGGTGATTTGCAAACTTTGCCTAATCCCATTATTGATGGTCACTCTTTAAAAATCCAGCTCCTAGAAGTTTATGTGTGTTTTTCGTGTTTCCTTAATCAATTTGAGCTgaagattcgtttttttttttgtttcttttcttttGGCACCAAACAAAATTTGTCTTTCACTTCTggttttgtttataaattttataattgtaGGCACAGTTAAATAGAATTACCCAAAGCTCATTGATTCTGAacatttgttagttttttttgagcaaatgtTGATTGGTTGTATGATTTTCGTCCAAGAtagtttatttttgtcaaacagGTCGTGTTagtgaagtgaaaaaaatattgacctATACATATATATATTCTGCGACCAGAATCGTCTTCCTACTAGCAACCAGTTCGATATCAgtgtatttttcttaaattttcaggaCTTAGATTTAGTCAAACAAAAGCGAATAGCTTAATATCTGATATAAGACCATATCTGGTACGGGTCGGAGTCGAAGTAGTAAAGAGAAAACTTACATTGAATTAAGTTATAGTTAATAATATGTaatcgttaaaaaataaaattaagattttaacaactcaataaaataaaactgctGCAGATAACAGTTGGACATTCGGGTAGGTTGGGGatctttttcttttgtttcatttAGCTTTTAGCTTTCCTGACTTCAAAAAGGACATGGTGAGAGATCATCCGGGCTTGCATTTGACTTACAATTAGATATCCATGGATAGAAAGTAAAACTCCGTTGTGTACAATTCAAAACCGTCAACCGCACTGAAAGACGTGTCGTATCTAATATCGTTTTGAAATCTTTAACGTAAAACCTAACCACTAATCCTAATCTGATCGGTGAGTCTCACTGAAAGGTGTCCATCTTGCTAGGTGGCCAAGGCAAACAGTAGATTCTGTTTTCTCACTCCTGCCGCATTCCGCGTTGTCTACATTTAAGCTACAAGtgattgttgctgctgctgatgctgtgatggaattccttttttattttttttttttttacttggagGAACCAATTTCGTAGCGACCATTTCGGAAAACGATCACCAGCACTGTAATGTTATCGACCGAGCCACGGTTGTACGACTGCAAGGTGATGCTTTTGGCTCCGAAATGGGGTTCGTCTAACCGTTCCCGGATATAAGCGACGGCTTCTTCGTTGGTAAAGGTATCCCACAAACCATCGGTAGCCAAGATAACAAACATTGGTCTGAAAAGgtgaaaagaaaataatgaaacaatTTACGTGTTCAAAAAAGAGAGCTTTTCAACTAACCGGTGATCGATAAGATCGAAGGACAATACGTCCGGTTCGGCTATTACTAGGTTTTTCTCCTTGAGCGGATAATCTCCCATGGCTCGAGAGGTGGCTAAAATGCCGGCCACCCTCCAAACGCCCTTAAACGAGATGAATCCGCCGGCATCGGCAATACGTTTCTGTTCCCGCACCTGTTGCGGTTTGTGGTCAAAAGAAAGCGGTATCGCGTTGCCCTTGTGATCGCACATGACCCCCCGCGAGTCACCCACATTGGCCACGATCAGCTTGGTGTGATGCAGCACCGCTATCAGGGCGGTCGTTCCGGCGAAGTTTGACTGAAAGAAGGTTTTGAATGATCAATAAACATTTCAACACAATTTCAGCAGAGTAAACAAGAATACTTACAACTTTTTTCGCCATCTCAACCAGATCGTAATCCGCCGCTAGGACTTCGTCGGTGATGATCTTACCGTAGTTAATACTTCCATTTTGCACGTAGCACTTGGCTTCGTAGGTTTTTGGTTTCGTGTTTTGCTGTTGCTGCCCGGATTTCCCACCATTCAGCAGGTTTTCTTTCGTGATTTGCCGGGCAGGTGACTGGTTCCCCATGTATTTGCTAAGCAGGTCGGTTTCCAGCTGTTGGGCGGCGTTGTTGTTGCCGTTGTTGTTGGAACCTGCATTCCCAGATTTATCCATGCCATCTTCGGTTTTGGCTTTTCTGAAGCTTTGCCTCCTCTGGCTCAGTGAACTGCCGGGGGAGTCCGTTTTAAGCTTGTGCCTCTCGTTGATCTCTGCCTTTGGGTCTTCATCGGATTTTTTGACGTCCTTCGAGTCGGTGCAGTCATCTTCTTTCGCCGTTTTGAAAGATTCTTTTCCGGTAGCGACGTTGGATGATTGGGTCAGTTTTTTGTTGAGATTCGTGACCAGGACGGATTTGGCGAAATCTGCGGCGTATTCTCCACCATGTCCGTCGAATATTGCAAACAGCGAAATGCCGGTTTCGTTGATGTTCTCGTCAATAACGAATctggaataaattgaaaatataccGATTATTCACTAAGATATTCAACTTTTGAATAACCCAAGTGGAGTTGACTCAAGTGatccagttttttttagttatttggcGATCGTCAATTGTCttttgagccgatgtccgcgacttcgagcccaagagtaaatatcgaacacagttgtaccggataagtttttctataactgtccgccaactgcaacgttaatACAAAGTCGTGAATGCCATATAAAGAttgttatattgaaaaaaaaaattgtcaaattggccACCTATGTCATTTTTCTACttgttgtcatatttgtcgcacggtgtgccaaaatacgttattaaaaataaaaaatgaccatcAAAACGGCACTCGTtattcgaaagatatagtattcaggcatctatcctgaaaatttggaaatgtttcatcgggcttttttgaaattagagcgattttaaattttaagtcaatttgcattagatttccaATGGGGTTTTTCAACCTTATGTTCTTtgaccatggatttttctgactacgtatattttatgacaatcaccaagttcaatgactttatagaaaatttcatgcccgacaactttgtggaagaccgaaaaaagatttgagttgatcctgaaaagttattggcaattttctgaaactttattagactgattgaaatttttccatgtttcataagttttttttcaattccgcttcactaaaaagcgaatatccttccaggcgtagtttgaatcgtttttgggtcttcaattatttttttcgtggTTAAAATGTGCTTAGTCGAACAAGGTTAAATAGCGTAATATTGGCtttaaaattgtcatttttgattaccttcttggattcaacaataaaaataaacgatattttttatttaaaatcaaaaatcaacacAGATGACCACTGTTATAGTCCACTACAGCAATTAAAAGATGATCATAGTACAACTTCGATGTATCGGGGGTTTGATATCGTTTCCacgtttctgaaaaatcatgatgaacACTCTCCGAGGCTTGCTCTCCGAATACACCCAGCGATTTTCCGGTGTATTCGCAAAAATCCTTTACATGGAATCGTAGAATGTGGAATTTGGAAGAGTTTGGCAGTTTAAGATTCTCCCACACTGTAGAAAACTCATCAATGAGTGATGTGTACTCGGAATCTAAGTTTTCCTTAAAGCATGCCTTGTAAATCTCCTAGAACAGCTTCAGTGCCTGCGATATCggtatttttacagttttaagtgttttttttatttatctattttacTAACCTTTAAATGTTCTTGCACATCAAAATTATCTTCAGGCACATCTGAGGAATCCATTAGATTATGGCAAGCTTTCCATGTGAAACCAAACGTTTGTTGGAGATGCCTCACTCCTGCCTTTGCGGTCCACAATTCTGCTAGCTCTGGATTcgttgcttcaactgacttttaAATCTCCTGCAACATATCCATCGATGTCTTGCAACTGTAGCGCGTCCCAAATTGGAGCAATATTCTCATATTTTTCATCCAGTTTTGGGGCAAGAGCATGAATCAAAAGCCTAAtagttgattaaataatttgacgttattatactaAAAGCCTAATGTTCATAACTATTTCTAAAATATCTTCGAACACCGCCATCCTTGAA
It includes:
- the LOC129749083 gene encoding protein phosphatase 1L isoform X2, encoding MMCQHHNLLALHSVQVHQANDLTSEVWSRGIIGKISSSFGFSNRAGSRSGKLALLSSAAEKHSWEDKRGTSAVYAVQGRRPRMEDRFVIDENINETGISLFAIFDGHGGEYAADFAKSVLVTNLNKKLTQSSNVATGKESFKTAKEDDCTDSKDVKKSDEDPKAEINERHKLKTDSPGSSLSQRRQSFRKAKTEDGMDKSGNAGSNNNGNNNAAQQLETDLLSKYMGNQSPARQITKENLLNGGKSGQQQQNTKPKTYEAKCYVQNGSINYGKIITDEVLAADYDLVEMAKKVSNFAGTTALIAVLHHTKLIVANVGDSRGVMCDHKGNAIPLSFDHKPQQVREQKRIADAGGFISFKGVWRVAGILATSRAMGDYPLKEKNLVIAEPDVLSFDLIDHRPMFVILATDGLWDTFTNEEAVAYIRERLDEPHFGAKSITLQSYNRGSVDNITVLVIVFRNGRYEIGSSK
- the LOC129749083 gene encoding protein phosphatase 1L isoform X1, translated to MEDELEDKILYQTFFKSHMKLLSKFAVGIGPLNSSVGYVWKVMRVYLLKPEVLIAGLLIFVFVLYLQASEVWSRGIIGKISSSFGFSNRAGSRSGKLALLSSAAEKHSWEDKRGTSAVYAVQGRRPRMEDRFVIDENINETGISLFAIFDGHGGEYAADFAKSVLVTNLNKKLTQSSNVATGKESFKTAKEDDCTDSKDVKKSDEDPKAEINERHKLKTDSPGSSLSQRRQSFRKAKTEDGMDKSGNAGSNNNGNNNAAQQLETDLLSKYMGNQSPARQITKENLLNGGKSGQQQQNTKPKTYEAKCYVQNGSINYGKIITDEVLAADYDLVEMAKKVSNFAGTTALIAVLHHTKLIVANVGDSRGVMCDHKGNAIPLSFDHKPQQVREQKRIADAGGFISFKGVWRVAGILATSRAMGDYPLKEKNLVIAEPDVLSFDLIDHRPMFVILATDGLWDTFTNEEAVAYIRERLDEPHFGAKSITLQSYNRGSVDNITVLVIVFRNGRYEIGSSK